In Kitasatospora sp. NBC_00240, the following are encoded in one genomic region:
- a CDS encoding LLM class flavin-dependent oxidoreductase, with protein MPAHAQPLRRLGFLTIGLFDPADPGQGHESTLRIIELGEQLGFDSAWVRHRHLQYGISSPVAVLAAATQRTSRIHLGTAVIPLGWENPLRLAEDLATVDLLSGGRLNPGISVGRPGQYDRIASALYPDTAEAEDFSYERVRRLLDFVRGKPATDFSGVEGIEVYSDRVQPVAPGLADRIWYGGGSLRSARWAGEQGLSLLTSNVLQAEESEDFAETQRSQIAAFRARHPEGTRARVSQGLVVIPTDGASARQRAKYQEYVRSRTARTAAPQGPARTMFARDLVGTSAEIAEQLYAHAGFREVDEVVFALPFSFDHEDYVQILTDIATGLGPALGWQPAL; from the coding sequence GTGCCGGCACATGCGCAGCCCCTTCGGAGACTGGGATTCCTGACCATCGGGCTGTTCGACCCGGCCGACCCCGGCCAGGGGCACGAGTCGACGCTCCGGATCATCGAACTCGGCGAGCAGCTGGGATTCGACAGTGCCTGGGTGCGTCACCGGCACCTGCAGTACGGGATCTCCTCGCCCGTCGCGGTGCTGGCGGCGGCCACCCAGCGCACCAGCCGTATCCACCTGGGCACCGCGGTCATCCCGCTGGGGTGGGAGAACCCGCTGCGGCTGGCCGAGGACCTGGCGACCGTCGACCTGCTGTCCGGCGGCAGGCTCAATCCGGGCATCAGCGTCGGGCGCCCCGGACAGTACGACCGGATCGCCTCCGCGCTGTACCCCGACACCGCCGAGGCCGAGGACTTCAGCTACGAGCGGGTACGGCGCCTGCTGGACTTCGTCCGGGGCAAGCCGGCCACCGACTTCAGCGGGGTCGAGGGCATCGAGGTGTACTCCGACCGGGTCCAGCCGGTCGCCCCCGGCCTGGCGGACCGGATCTGGTACGGCGGCGGGAGCCTGCGCTCGGCCCGGTGGGCGGGTGAGCAGGGACTGAGCCTGCTGACCAGCAACGTGCTGCAGGCGGAGGAGTCGGAGGACTTCGCCGAGACCCAGCGCTCGCAGATCGCCGCCTTCCGGGCCCGCCACCCCGAGGGCACGCGCGCCCGGGTCTCCCAGGGGCTGGTGGTCATCCCCACCGACGGCGCGTCGGCGCGACAGCGGGCCAAGTACCAGGAGTACGTGCGGAGCCGGACCGCGCGTACCGCCGCCCCGCAGGGGCCGGCCCGGACGATGTTCGCGCGGGACCTGGTCGGGACGTCCGCCGAGATCGCCGAACAGCTGTACGCCCACGCCGGGTTCAGGGAGGTCGACGAAGTCGTCTTCGCGCTGCCGTTCTCCTTCGACCACGAGGACTATGTGCAGATCCTGACCGACATCGCCACCGGTCTCGGGCCCGCACTCGGATGGCAGCCGGCGCTCTGA
- a CDS encoding alpha/beta fold hydrolase, whose product MLRTALASVIVLVPAVPSPSSVGMMITARRTDTLIARGIALAVHHAFRGRRRTAVAVRSEIRPWRSVMPSIVTGDKTTLHYYDTGGEGRPVVLIAGYGAPADSWALQWAALRAASHRVISLDRRWHGRSGRPPYGHRMSRHGKDLRELLEQLDLRDALVVGQSMGASTIWAYASLFGCDRLAGIVTVDQTPKMVNSADWKLGYYGLTAENLGTFLLDPAAIFTGRGRAWPDPVATDALVRRAGGRGLTRDISPDSYPLLFDHACQDWRDVVAGIDVPALIVAGAESQFWPAEHAAATAALSPLARAVVVSGGGHPTHIDQPEAVARLITDFAASLA is encoded by the coding sequence GTGCTGCGTACCGCCCTGGCGAGCGTGATCGTCCTGGTTCCGGCCGTGCCCAGCCCGTCCTCGGTCGGCATGATGATCACCGCCCGCCGTACCGACACGCTCATCGCCCGTGGCATCGCGCTCGCCGTGCACCACGCGTTCCGTGGTCGCCGCCGTACGGCGGTGGCCGTCCGCAGTGAGATCCGACCATGGAGGTCCGTCATGCCCAGCATCGTCACCGGCGACAAGACCACGCTGCACTACTACGACACGGGGGGCGAGGGCCGCCCGGTGGTCCTGATCGCCGGCTACGGTGCCCCGGCCGACAGCTGGGCACTGCAGTGGGCCGCGCTGCGCGCCGCGAGCCACCGGGTGATCTCGCTGGACCGCCGCTGGCACGGCCGGTCCGGTCGGCCCCCGTACGGCCACCGGATGTCCCGGCACGGCAAGGACCTGCGCGAGCTGCTCGAACAGCTCGACCTGCGGGACGCTCTCGTGGTCGGTCAGTCGATGGGCGCGAGCACGATCTGGGCGTACGCGAGCCTGTTCGGCTGCGACCGGCTGGCCGGGATCGTCACCGTCGACCAGACTCCGAAGATGGTCAACTCTGCCGACTGGAAGCTTGGTTACTACGGTTTGACGGCCGAGAACCTCGGGACGTTCCTACTCGACCCGGCGGCGATCTTCACCGGCCGCGGCCGTGCCTGGCCCGATCCGGTGGCGACCGACGCGCTGGTCCGCCGGGCGGGTGGCCGGGGCCTGACCCGCGACATCTCCCCGGACAGCTACCCGCTGCTGTTCGACCATGCCTGCCAGGACTGGCGTGACGTGGTGGCCGGCATCGACGTCCCCGCGCTGATCGTCGCCGGCGCCGAGAGCCAGTTCTGGCCCGCCGAACACGCAGCCGCCACCGCTGCGTTGAGCCCCCTCGCCCGCGCGGTGGTGGTCTCCGGCGGCGGCCATCCGACCCACATCGACCAGCCCGAGGCGGTCGCCCGGCTGATCACCGACTTCGCGGCCTCGCTCGCCTGA
- a CDS encoding NAD-dependent epimerase/dehydratase family protein, whose amino-acid sequence MRLLMLGGSGFVGRAIVNEALSRDWDVTLLHRGNRRPPAGATVLQGDRTAPDGLAALGTGEWDLVVDTWSARPSAVRDAADALAKRAGRYVYVSSGSVYADPVDHGAAENGVLLDGSPDDGDVPYPQAKRGGELAVTGAFGDDRSLLLRAGLILGPGEDVGRLTWWLDRIARGGPVLAPGPRDLPLQYVDTRDLAIWALDAAVRGLSGPYNLVSRPGHATMGELLESCVAATGSDAELRWTDPERIAAAGIAPWTELPIWAPPGELHEFLYGAETSKAFADGLRCRPVAETVADTWAWLKELGGVSPQRPDRPVLGLSAEAESAALRD is encoded by the coding sequence ATGCGACTTCTCATGCTCGGTGGATCCGGTTTCGTCGGACGCGCCATAGTCAACGAGGCCCTGTCCCGCGACTGGGACGTGACCCTTCTTCATCGTGGCAACCGCCGGCCGCCGGCCGGGGCCACCGTCCTCCAGGGCGACCGGACCGCCCCCGACGGACTGGCCGCGCTCGGTACCGGCGAGTGGGACCTGGTGGTGGACACCTGGTCCGCGCGGCCCTCGGCCGTACGGGACGCGGCGGACGCGCTCGCGAAGCGCGCCGGCCGCTACGTGTACGTCTCCAGCGGCTCCGTGTACGCCGACCCGGTCGACCACGGTGCCGCCGAGAACGGCGTCCTGCTGGACGGCTCGCCCGACGACGGTGACGTCCCCTATCCGCAGGCCAAGCGCGGCGGGGAGCTCGCCGTCACCGGCGCCTTCGGCGACGACCGTTCGCTGCTGCTGCGCGCCGGCCTGATCCTCGGCCCGGGCGAGGACGTGGGCCGGCTCACCTGGTGGCTGGACCGGATCGCCCGTGGCGGCCCCGTACTCGCTCCCGGTCCGCGCGACCTGCCCCTCCAGTACGTCGACACGCGTGACCTCGCGATCTGGGCGCTGGACGCCGCGGTGCGCGGGCTGTCCGGCCCGTACAACCTGGTGAGCAGGCCCGGTCACGCCACCATGGGTGAGCTGCTGGAATCGTGTGTGGCCGCGACCGGGTCGGACGCCGAGCTGCGCTGGACAGATCCCGAGCGGATCGCCGCCGCCGGAATCGCTCCGTGGACGGAGCTGCCGATCTGGGCACCCCCGGGCGAGCTGCACGAGTTCCTGTACGGCGCCGAGACGTCCAAGGCGTTCGCGGACGGGCTGCGCTGCCGGCCGGTCGCCGAGACCGTCGCCGACACCTGGGCGTGGCTGAAGGAGTTGGGGGGAGTCTCGCCGCAGCGTCCCGACCGCCCGGTCCTGGGGCTGTCCGCCGAGGCCGAGAGCGCCGCACTACGCGACTGA
- a CDS encoding glutathione S-transferase C-terminal domain-containing protein, translated as MSASSPFAAASLRGRIGHDARSGYYPVPHRYRLHLTLACPHCLQIAVTHSLLGLDDTLPVTLLPALPDDGDDGYLALRPLYEATSHQHPGPAAAPVLSDDWSGRIVSTDPAEILTDLAGRFPGPDLRPRGAEAAVAAVRQLCERTINTPAQLAGRSDATPVERAGALGVLLDGLAAIERRLDHLPYLLGEDLTLADVELWVTLVRLDTVHRWHLDAAAVQDIAGHSRVWSYAGRLAGHPAFGRHLDLDGIARRHHTRCLGKEAAGAAIQIVDWAEHAQGRVYSG; from the coding sequence ATGTCCGCCTCGTCCCCGTTCGCCGCAGCCTCCCTCCGCGGCCGCATCGGCCACGACGCCCGCAGCGGCTACTACCCCGTACCGCACCGCTACCGGCTGCACCTCACCCTCGCCTGTCCGCACTGTCTGCAGATCGCCGTCACCCACAGCCTGCTCGGCCTCGACGACACCCTGCCGGTGACCCTGCTGCCCGCGCTGCCGGACGACGGCGACGACGGGTACCTGGCCCTGCGACCGCTGTACGAGGCGACCTCGCACCAGCACCCCGGACCGGCCGCGGCGCCGGTGCTCAGCGACGACTGGAGCGGACGGATCGTCAGTACCGACCCGGCCGAGATCCTCACCGACCTGGCCGGGCGGTTCCCCGGCCCGGACCTCCGCCCGCGCGGTGCCGAGGCGGCCGTCGCGGCGGTCCGGCAGTTGTGCGAGCGGACAATCAACACCCCGGCCCAGCTCGCGGGTCGCTCCGACGCCACCCCGGTCGAACGCGCCGGGGCGCTGGGGGTCCTGCTCGACGGGCTGGCCGCGATCGAACGCCGTCTGGACCACCTGCCGTACCTGCTGGGCGAGGACCTGACCTTGGCGGACGTGGAGCTCTGGGTGACCCTGGTCCGTCTGGACACGGTGCACCGCTGGCACCTGGACGCCGCCGCCGTGCAGGACATCGCCGGGCATTCCCGGGTGTGGTCCTACGCCGGCCGGCTGGCCGGGCACCCCGCCTTCGGCCGCCACCTCGACCTGGACGGCATCGCGCGCCGCCACCACACCCGTTGCCTGGGCAAGGAGGCCGCCGGGGCGGCGATCCAGATCGTGGACTGGGCCGAGCACGCGCAGGGGCGGGTGTACTCCGGCTGA
- a CDS encoding helix-turn-helix domain-containing protein: protein MTASKAAERDSAPQLDGIPVHERLRAAAAALAPAVMARLVEQLPAYGALPSEQLRGEITRAVDRGIRAFSAVLRTGELPGADELARISESSARRADEGVPLEAVVGAYHFGAQECAAQVLSAAGPGDLPDVLLVQQQLLGYLRLVSCAVAAGYVQERQAALGDEQVARQSLLSRLLEGGDPRTAADRAGLPLPPCYLVLGLSMGPHPDELLPGVNHAVAARRKLRRLRNELQRRTAGVPLTVLSGNGGLVLIPSDTPPADFGGTDRDRLSLLVEHLTRTCGADLLVAAAAAAPGDVAAAARLVGEVREVARASGRGPGLYLLDDVLLEYQLSRPSPARVGLAALLTPLAHRPELLDTLRTFLACGLDRRQAAARLQVHPNTVDYRLRRATELTGLDAARGADQLTLRAALAARDTARHDGPDLD from the coding sequence GTGACCGCATCCAAGGCGGCGGAACGCGACTCCGCACCGCAGCTCGACGGCATACCCGTCCACGAACGGCTCAGGGCCGCCGCGGCGGCCCTGGCACCCGCGGTGATGGCCCGGCTCGTCGAGCAGCTCCCCGCCTACGGCGCGCTCCCCTCCGAACAGCTTCGCGGCGAGATCACCCGGGCGGTGGACCGCGGCATCCGGGCCTTCAGCGCGGTGCTGCGCACCGGTGAGCTGCCCGGCGCGGACGAACTGGCGAGAATCAGCGAATCGTCGGCCCGGCGCGCGGACGAAGGCGTCCCGCTGGAAGCCGTCGTCGGGGCCTACCACTTCGGGGCGCAGGAGTGCGCGGCCCAGGTCCTCTCGGCCGCCGGACCGGGCGACCTGCCGGACGTACTCCTGGTCCAGCAGCAACTGCTCGGCTACCTGAGGCTGGTGAGCTGCGCGGTCGCGGCCGGGTACGTCCAGGAACGGCAGGCGGCGCTGGGGGACGAGCAGGTCGCCCGGCAGTCACTGCTGTCCAGGCTGCTGGAGGGCGGCGACCCGCGGACCGCGGCCGACCGCGCCGGCCTCCCGCTGCCGCCCTGCTACCTGGTCCTGGGCCTCAGCATGGGACCGCACCCCGACGAGCTGCTGCCCGGCGTGAACCACGCCGTCGCCGCCCGCCGCAAACTCCGGCGGCTGCGCAACGAACTGCAGCGCCGGACCGCGGGCGTCCCGCTGACCGTGCTGTCCGGGAACGGCGGACTGGTACTGATCCCCTCCGACACGCCACCGGCCGACTTCGGCGGCACGGACCGGGACCGGCTCTCCCTGCTGGTCGAACACCTCACCCGGACGTGCGGCGCCGACCTGCTGGTGGCCGCGGCCGCCGCCGCACCGGGCGACGTCGCGGCCGCCGCCCGACTGGTCGGCGAGGTACGGGAGGTGGCCCGGGCATCCGGCCGCGGACCCGGGCTGTACCTGCTCGACGACGTCCTGCTGGAGTACCAGCTGAGCCGCCCGAGCCCGGCCAGGGTCGGACTCGCCGCACTGCTCACCCCGCTGGCCCACCGCCCCGAACTGCTCGACACCCTGCGCACCTTCCTCGCCTGCGGCCTCGACCGCCGCCAGGCGGCCGCCCGGCTCCAGGTCCACCCCAACACCGTCGACTACCGCCTGCGCAGAGCCACCGAACTCACCGGCCTGGACGCCGCCCGGGGCGCCGACCAGCTGACCCTGCGCGCCGCCCTGGCCGCCCGTGACACCGCCCGGCACGACGGCCCCGACCTCGACTGA
- a CDS encoding ricin-type beta-trefoil lectin domain protein, with protein MEPLKVGDPRQVGPYHLLGRLGRGGMGQVFVGRSPGGRVVAVKVVHPEIAGDAQFRRRFAHEVAAARRVGGFYTAQVVDADPGADPPWLVTAYVPGPSLQQAVDAHGPLPAGAVGALGAGLAEALTAIHGAGLVHRDLKPGNILLAADGPRVIDFGISRGLDGTHISTTIVGTPGFMSPEQAKGLDVGPPGDVFALGAVLMFAATGRGPFGAGSIESIVYRIVHADPDLTGLPAPLAELVGTCLAKDPARRPALADVLHLLAGPAATAGRWIPSAVTRMIAEREGELSDQVGTLSMTVVAADPSAARTTPLGQVPPLLPPGAWSAPRPPRRMALRAVIALCAVSLAAGGAIGIRTALAHHADRAQGAAPSGPQSPAPLPTSPAGSRDLPTSPASSRDLPSAAAPRSPAPLPALPVKSPAAPSVSAPGPVTHSASGLCVDTEGPQHADVTLRISDCGYFSGQIWSYRESGHSLVNPPSGLCLDTAGPPVAGLDVVLRPCGNFTGQQWAYDAVTSRITNLPSGLCLDTAGPPADYVKLVLNTCGNRTGQSWQL; from the coding sequence ATGGAACCTCTCAAGGTCGGCGATCCGCGACAGGTGGGCCCGTACCACCTGCTGGGGCGCCTCGGTCGCGGCGGGATGGGCCAGGTGTTCGTGGGCCGGTCGCCCGGCGGGCGGGTGGTCGCGGTGAAGGTGGTCCACCCTGAGATCGCCGGCGACGCGCAGTTCCGCCGCCGGTTCGCCCACGAGGTCGCCGCCGCGCGACGGGTCGGTGGCTTCTACACCGCCCAGGTGGTCGACGCGGATCCCGGTGCCGATCCGCCCTGGCTGGTCACCGCCTACGTGCCCGGTCCGTCGTTGCAGCAGGCGGTCGACGCGCACGGGCCGTTGCCGGCCGGTGCCGTCGGCGCCCTGGGGGCCGGTCTGGCGGAGGCGCTGACCGCGATCCACGGCGCGGGCCTGGTGCACCGTGACCTCAAGCCCGGCAACATCCTCCTCGCCGCCGACGGCCCCCGTGTGATCGACTTCGGCATCTCCCGGGGCCTGGACGGGACGCACATCTCGACCACCATCGTCGGAACTCCCGGATTCATGTCCCCCGAGCAGGCGAAAGGTCTGGACGTCGGGCCGCCCGGCGACGTGTTCGCCCTGGGAGCGGTACTGATGTTCGCCGCGACCGGACGCGGCCCCTTCGGCGCGGGGTCGATCGAATCGATCGTGTACCGGATCGTGCACGCCGACCCCGACCTGACCGGGCTTCCGGCGCCGCTCGCCGAACTGGTCGGTACCTGCCTGGCCAAGGACCCGGCCCGACGGCCCGCCCTGGCCGATGTCCTGCACCTGCTGGCCGGGCCCGCCGCGACGGCCGGCCGGTGGATCCCGTCCGCCGTCACCCGCATGATCGCCGAGCGCGAAGGCGAGCTGTCCGACCAGGTGGGCACACTCTCGATGACGGTCGTCGCTGCTGACCCGTCGGCCGCTCGCACCACGCCCCTGGGGCAGGTCCCCCCTCTCCTCCCGCCGGGCGCGTGGTCGGCGCCGCGCCCGCCCCGCCGCATGGCCCTGCGGGCCGTGATCGCGCTGTGCGCCGTGTCGCTCGCGGCCGGCGGCGCGATCGGCATCCGGACCGCACTGGCTCACCACGCCGACCGGGCGCAGGGCGCGGCCCCGTCCGGGCCGCAGAGCCCCGCGCCGCTGCCGACTTCTCCCGCGGGCAGCCGTGACCTGCCGACTTCTCCCGCGAGCAGCCGTGACCTGCCGTCGGCCGCCGCGCCGCGCAGCCCGGCCCCGTTGCCGGCCCTTCCGGTGAAGAGCCCCGCCGCACCGTCGGTGTCCGCGCCGGGCCCGGTCACCCACTCCGCCAGCGGGCTGTGCGTGGACACCGAAGGCCCGCAGCACGCCGACGTCACCCTGCGGATCAGCGACTGCGGATACTTCAGCGGCCAGATCTGGAGCTACCGCGAGTCCGGGCACTCCCTCGTCAACCCGCCCAGCGGGCTCTGCCTCGACACCGCGGGGCCGCCGGTGGCCGGCCTCGACGTGGTGCTCAGACCGTGCGGGAACTTCACCGGCCAGCAATGGGCGTACGACGCCGTCACGTCCCGGATCACCAACCTGCCGAGCGGCCTGTGCCTGGACACGGCCGGCCCTCCGGCCGACTACGTCAAGCTGGTGCTCAACACCTGCGGGAACCGGACCGGTCAGAGCTGGCAGTTGTGA
- a CDS encoding lipase family protein, producing MRKTTSRLLAVAVTAALAATPTAAFASPAAAAAPPAAAVSDPFYTYDGSAPLASFAPGTVLKTRTLQYHLLGLPTPVKAIQLLYRTTDAQGRPSANVTTVVRSLTGDGSKAVSYQSFYDSLDPQDSPSRAVAGDLTLGGLLPNVEALFLVPLLSQGYNLVIPDTEGQSADFAAGPEYATNTLDSVRAATRSAATGMNADTAFGLMGYSGGAIATDWAAALAPGYAPDVNRKLVGFTEGGLLVDPAHNLKYVDGSLVWSGVIPMAVIGVSRSFGIDLKPYLSDYGLAVYEQLEHGSIVDALGHFPGLTWKKMAKPQYADPNSVPAFLAAVNRINLGSAPTPTVPGHIAQGNGGVLEGTFGNPAGVGTGDGVMVAGDVRALARQYCATGNGRIRFQQFDLLSHVGVPVVWAPAAIGWLGDRFAGRTAPSDCGRIPAGNSLAPEQPAPTS from the coding sequence ATGCGCAAGACCACGTCTCGGCTGCTTGCCGTCGCCGTCACCGCCGCCTTGGCCGCAACGCCGACGGCCGCCTTCGCAAGCCCGGCCGCGGCAGCCGCACCGCCGGCCGCCGCGGTGAGCGACCCGTTCTACACCTACGACGGCAGCGCGCCGCTGGCCTCGTTCGCCCCGGGCACCGTACTGAAGACCCGGACCCTGCAGTACCACCTGCTGGGCCTGCCCACCCCGGTGAAGGCGATCCAACTGCTCTACCGCACCACCGACGCCCAGGGCCGCCCGTCCGCCAACGTCACCACCGTGGTGCGAAGCCTGACGGGCGACGGCAGCAAGGCGGTCTCGTACCAGTCGTTCTACGACTCCCTCGACCCGCAGGACAGCCCGTCCCGAGCCGTCGCCGGCGACCTCACCCTCGGCGGGCTGCTCCCGAACGTCGAGGCGCTCTTCCTAGTGCCGCTCCTGTCGCAGGGCTACAACCTCGTCATCCCGGACACCGAGGGGCAGAGCGCCGACTTCGCGGCCGGCCCGGAGTACGCGACCAACACCCTGGACTCGGTCCGCGCCGCGACCAGATCCGCGGCCACCGGCATGAACGCCGACACCGCCTTCGGCCTCATGGGCTACTCCGGCGGCGCCATCGCGACCGACTGGGCGGCCGCGCTCGCACCGGGCTACGCGCCGGACGTCAACCGCAAGCTGGTCGGCTTCACCGAGGGCGGCCTGCTCGTGGACCCGGCCCACAACCTCAAGTACGTCGACGGCTCCCTGGTGTGGAGCGGCGTCATCCCGATGGCGGTCATCGGGGTATCGCGCTCCTTCGGCATCGACCTCAAGCCCTACCTGAGCGACTACGGCCTGGCCGTGTACGAGCAGCTGGAGCACGGGTCGATCGTCGACGCCCTGGGCCACTTCCCCGGGCTGACCTGGAAGAAGATGGCGAAGCCGCAGTACGCCGATCCGAACTCGGTGCCGGCCTTCCTCGCGGCGGTGAACAGGATCAACCTCGGCTCGGCCCCCACCCCGACCGTCCCCGGTCACATCGCGCAGGGCAACGGCGGCGTGCTGGAGGGAACCTTCGGCAATCCCGCCGGGGTCGGGACCGGCGACGGGGTCATGGTCGCCGGGGACGTCCGGGCCCTTGCCCGGCAGTACTGCGCGACCGGCAACGGCCGGATCAGGTTCCAGCAGTTCGACCTGCTCAGCCACGTGGGTGTCCCCGTCGTCTGGGCGCCCGCCGCCATCGGCTGGCTGGGCGACCGGTTCGCGGGCCGCACCGCCCCCTCCGACTGCGGACGCATCCCCGCCGGGAACTCCCTCGCCCCGGAACAGCCGGCGCCGACCTCCTGA
- a CDS encoding phospholipase: MSTHLGHGDQRRRSLPALIAVLCGMIGVTLAGATPAAAADQRHPIYAIAHRVDTLDGVDAALDHGANGIEIDVCAWWNPNEWRAYHDCSSAGDNRLGPSFDSMIDRIVARAAAGRRLALVWLDIKDPNYCGEQPNRGCSVAGLRDKAQRLTAAGIQVLYGFYEYHGGSTPDVGGRGWQSLEGRLGPLEGITTTGTRDQVRGAFDRSGAGFPAGRRAMDYGDSDITKGFGNCTEATWNTCAELRKGAGDRAAGQLAATLSWTTTYNDPWYVDKLLGDAGVDGIIAGYGAFTGVREYDRGWQCANAVGLVRDWVSRHSATHRLATAGDRLFR; the protein is encoded by the coding sequence TTGTCCACTCACCTCGGGCACGGCGATCAGCGCCGGCGGTCGCTGCCGGCGCTGATCGCCGTGCTGTGCGGGATGATCGGGGTGACCCTGGCGGGCGCCACCCCGGCGGCGGCCGCCGACCAGCGTCACCCGATCTACGCGATCGCGCACCGGGTCGACACCCTGGACGGCGTGGACGCCGCGCTCGACCACGGCGCCAACGGCATCGAGATCGACGTGTGCGCCTGGTGGAACCCGAACGAATGGCGGGCGTACCACGACTGTTCGTCGGCCGGTGACAACCGGCTGGGCCCCAGCTTCGACAGCATGATCGACCGTATCGTCGCCAGGGCCGCCGCGGGGCGCCGGCTCGCACTGGTCTGGCTGGACATCAAGGACCCGAACTACTGCGGGGAGCAGCCGAACCGCGGGTGCAGCGTCGCCGGACTGCGCGACAAGGCGCAGCGGCTGACGGCCGCCGGCATCCAGGTCCTCTACGGCTTCTACGAGTACCACGGCGGCAGCACCCCGGACGTCGGCGGCCGGGGCTGGCAGAGCCTGGAGGGCAGGCTCGGCCCGCTGGAGGGCATCACCACGACCGGCACCCGCGACCAGGTCCGCGGCGCCTTCGACCGCTCCGGTGCCGGGTTCCCGGCCGGGCGCCGGGCGATGGACTACGGCGACAGCGACATCACCAAGGGCTTCGGGAACTGCACCGAGGCCACCTGGAACACCTGCGCGGAACTGAGGAAGGGCGCCGGGGACCGCGCCGCCGGACAGCTCGCGGCCACGCTGTCCTGGACTACGACCTACAACGATCCCTGGTACGTCGACAAGCTGCTGGGCGACGCGGGGGTGGACGGCATCATCGCGGGATACGGCGCCTTCACCGGAGTACGCGAGTACGACCGCGGCTGGCAGTGCGCCAACGCCGTGGGCCTCGTCCGGGACTGGGTGAGCCGCCACAGCGCCACCCATCGCCTGGCCACCGCTGGTGACCGCCTGTTCAGGTAG
- a CDS encoding aldo/keto reductase, whose translation MATAAASAPAVGPSLARFGLGTAAVGRPGYITLGRDLDLPSERSVEALRARTHALLDAAHAAGVRYFDTARSYGRAEEFVGGWLAARPEAAADVVVGSKWGYTYTADWQASGVPVHEVKEHSTAVFDRQIRESRALLGPRLDVYLVHSVTPDSPVLTDRSLHARLAELAAEGVRVGLSTSGPAQGETVRAALDVEVAGRPLFEAVQSTWNLLEPSAGPALAEARAAGMLVVVKEGMANGRLADRNATGPDTTVLRALAARTGESCDAIALAAVVAQPWADIVLSGAATPAQLASNLAAARLDLVPGELVRLAALAEPAELYWRNRAALPWA comes from the coding sequence ATGGCGACCGCAGCCGCCTCCGCCCCTGCCGTCGGACCGTCGCTCGCACGCTTCGGCCTCGGCACCGCCGCAGTCGGCCGGCCCGGCTACATCACGCTCGGTCGTGACCTCGACCTGCCGTCCGAGCGGAGCGTCGAGGCGCTGCGAGCACGCACGCACGCGCTGCTCGACGCCGCCCATGCCGCTGGGGTTCGGTACTTCGACACGGCTCGGTCGTACGGCCGGGCCGAGGAGTTCGTCGGCGGCTGGCTGGCCGCCCGGCCTGAGGCGGCGGCCGATGTGGTGGTGGGGAGCAAGTGGGGTTACACCTACACCGCCGACTGGCAGGCCTCGGGCGTGCCCGTGCACGAGGTCAAGGAGCACTCGACGGCGGTGTTCGACCGGCAGATCCGGGAGAGCCGAGCCTTGCTGGGTCCGCGGCTGGACGTCTATCTGGTGCACTCCGTCACACCGGACAGCCCGGTCTTGACCGACCGCTCGCTGCACGCGCGGCTGGCCGAGCTGGCCGCAGAGGGCGTCCGAGTGGGCCTGTCCACCAGCGGCCCGGCGCAGGGCGAGACCGTCCGGGCGGCGTTGGATGTGGAGGTGGCGGGCCGTCCGCTGTTCGAAGCCGTCCAGTCGACCTGGAACCTGCTGGAGCCGTCCGCCGGACCGGCGCTGGCCGAGGCCCGTGCGGCCGGCATGCTGGTGGTGGTGAAGGAGGGCATGGCCAACGGCCGCCTCGCTGACCGCAACGCCACCGGCCCCGACACGACGGTACTGCGCGCTCTCGCCGCCAGGACCGGCGAGTCCTGTGACGCCATCGCGTTGGCCGCGGTCGTGGCCCAGCCCTGGGCGGACATCGTGCTCTCCGGCGCGGCTACCCCGGCACAGTTGGCTTCGAACCTCGCCGCTGCACGGCTCGACCTCGTGCCAGGCGAGCTCGTCCGCCTGGCGGCGCTCGCCGAGCCCGCCGAGCTCTACTGGAGGAACCGCGCCGCGCTGCCGTGGGCGTGA